The following proteins come from a genomic window of Nostoc sp. TCL26-01:
- a CDS encoding papain fold toxin domain-containing protein, with protein MHSISLTPEQLRQIYTIANGYDNFQCVECSQAIKDYLISESISGKIINLYTGASTGANSFIYDETFPEEAISTNGRHQGISVIINGIETVFDNHHPAGISRDEWMANLLSQGLVHFGQQFQIAEIEF; from the coding sequence TTGCATTCCATTTCTCTTACTCCCGAACAACTACGTCAAATTTATACTATTGCTAACGGCTATGACAACTTTCAATGTGTAGAATGTAGTCAAGCCATTAAAGACTACTTAATTTCTGAAAGCATCTCTGGCAAGATAATTAATTTATATACAGGAGCCTCCACAGGAGCAAACAGCTTTATTTATGATGAAACATTTCCTGAAGAAGCCATCTCTACTAATGGTCGTCATCAAGGTATTTCCGTTATTATTAATGGGATAGAAACAGTTTTTGATAATCATCATCCAGCAGGCATTTCTAGAGATGAATGGATGGCAAATCTCTTGTCTCAGGGCTTAGTGCATTTTGGTCAGCAATTTCAAATTGCAGAAATTGAGTTTTAA
- the nifJ gene encoding pyruvate:ferredoxin (flavodoxin) oxidoreductase encodes MSKSFATIDGNEAVARVAYKLNEVIAIYPITPSSAMGEWADAWAAENRPNLWGTVPSVVQMQSEGGAAGAVHGALQTGALSTTFTASQGLLLMIPNLYKIAGELTSTVVHVAARSLATHALSIFGDHSDVMAARGTGFALLCSASVQESHDFALIAHAATLETRVSFLHFFDGFRTSHEVQKVELLSDNDLRSLINQDKIFSHRARALTPDRPLLRGTAQNPDVYFQAREGANPYYNSCPDVVQDIMDRFGERTGRYYQIYEYHGASDADRVIVIMGSGCDTVHETVDALNACGAKVGVLKVRLFRPFDVERFVQALPHSVKAIAVLDRTKEPGSAGEPLYLDVVTALYEAGENLPTVVGGRYGLSSKEFTPAMVKAVFDNLAQAKPKNHFTIGINDDVTHTSLDFDPNFSTEADSVVRAMFYGLGADGTVGANKNSIKIIGEGTDNYAQGYFVYDSKKSGSMTVSHLRFGTQPIRSTYLIDQANFIGCHHWGFLERIEVLQAATFGATILLNSPYSADTVWEYLPLKVRSQILDKQLKLYVINANQVARNSGMGGRINTIMQVCFFALAGVLPQQEAIAKIKQAIEKTYGKKGTEVVRMNLQAVDQTLENLHEVQVPIAEKGKWTDEDIFLSRSSPFSTKAPEFVQDVLGKIMVWQGDDLPVSTLPPDGTFPTGTAKWEKRNVAEEIPVWDTDVCVQCNKCVLVCPHSAIRAKIYQPSELLNAPLTFKSVDAKDKDFAQQKYTIQVAPEDCTGCAICVDICPAKNKSEPSRKAINMAQQLPLREQEQKNWDFFLSLPNPDRRKLKLNQIRQQQLQEPLFEFSGACAGCGETPYLKLLTQLFGDRSVVANATGCSSIYGGNLPTTPWTKNAQGRGPAWSNSLFEDNAEFGFGYRLSLDKQAEFAAELLQQFNTELGDNFVDAILNATQKTEADIWEQRERIALLKQKLAEILITERDTHRQSQIHNLKSLADYLVKKSVWIIGGDGWAYDIDFGGIDHVIASGRNVNILVMDTEVYSNTGGQSSKATPRAAVAKFAASGKPASKKDLGLMAMNYGNVYVASVAIGAKDDQTLKAFLEAEAYDGPSIIIAYSHCIAHGINMTTGMNHQKSLIESGRWLLYRYNPLLVQQGKNPLQLDMRSPTQSVEQSMYQENRFKMLTKSKPELAKQLLQQAQAEVEARWQMYQYLANNA; translated from the coding sequence ATGAGTAAAAGTTTTGCTACCATTGATGGCAATGAAGCTGTTGCCCGTGTGGCTTACAAATTAAATGAAGTAATTGCGATCTATCCTATTACTCCCTCTTCCGCAATGGGTGAATGGGCTGATGCTTGGGCGGCAGAAAATCGCCCTAATCTTTGGGGTACGGTTCCCAGCGTAGTACAGATGCAGAGTGAAGGGGGAGCAGCTGGTGCAGTGCATGGAGCCTTGCAAACGGGTGCTTTGAGTACTACTTTTACTGCATCTCAAGGACTGTTGTTAATGATTCCCAATCTGTATAAAATTGCGGGAGAATTGACTAGCACAGTGGTTCATGTTGCGGCTCGTTCTTTGGCTACCCATGCCTTATCGATTTTTGGTGATCATAGTGATGTGATGGCAGCTCGTGGTACTGGCTTTGCTTTATTATGCTCTGCTTCCGTGCAAGAGAGTCATGATTTTGCCTTAATTGCCCATGCTGCGACTTTAGAAACACGAGTATCATTTTTGCACTTCTTTGATGGTTTTCGTACTTCCCATGAGGTACAGAAAGTAGAATTACTATCAGATAATGATTTACGATCGCTCATCAACCAAGATAAAATATTTTCACACCGCGCCCGCGCCCTAACTCCAGATCGTCCATTATTGCGGGGGACAGCCCAAAACCCCGATGTCTATTTCCAAGCTAGGGAAGGGGCAAACCCTTACTACAACTCCTGTCCAGATGTTGTCCAAGACATTATGGATAGATTTGGGGAACGTACAGGGAGATATTACCAAATTTACGAATATCACGGCGCTAGTGATGCCGATCGCGTGATTGTGATCATGGGTTCCGGTTGTGACACAGTACACGAAACTGTCGATGCTCTCAACGCCTGTGGTGCAAAAGTCGGTGTTCTCAAAGTCCGACTATTTCGCCCCTTTGATGTAGAACGGTTTGTTCAAGCCTTACCTCATAGTGTAAAGGCGATCGCAGTCCTTGATCGCACAAAAGAACCAGGTAGTGCTGGGGAACCGTTGTATTTGGATGTGGTGACGGCTTTGTATGAAGCAGGGGAGAATTTACCTACAGTTGTTGGTGGGCGTTATGGGTTGTCGTCGAAGGAATTTACGCCGGCGATGGTGAAGGCTGTGTTTGATAATTTAGCTCAAGCTAAACCGAAGAATCACTTCACTATTGGCATTAATGATGATGTGACACACACATCTCTGGATTTTGACCCGAATTTCTCCACCGAAGCGGATAGTGTTGTTCGGGCGATGTTTTACGGGTTGGGTGCTGATGGTACAGTCGGGGCTAACAAAAACTCAATTAAAATTATTGGGGAAGGAACAGATAACTATGCCCAGGGTTATTTTGTTTACGACTCCAAAAAATCTGGTTCGATGACAGTTTCTCATCTACGTTTTGGTACACAGCCAATTCGTTCAACTTACTTAATTGACCAAGCTAATTTTATTGGTTGTCATCACTGGGGCTTTTTGGAACGGATAGAAGTTTTGCAAGCGGCGACTTTTGGGGCAACTATCTTGTTGAATAGTCCATACAGTGCAGATACAGTCTGGGAATATCTACCCCTGAAAGTGCGATCGCAAATCTTAGACAAGCAACTGAAATTATACGTCATCAATGCTAATCAAGTCGCCCGGAATAGTGGTATGGGTGGAAGAATTAACACGATTATGCAGGTGTGTTTCTTTGCCTTAGCTGGAGTCTTGCCACAACAAGAGGCGATCGCTAAAATCAAACAAGCCATTGAAAAGACTTATGGGAAAAAAGGGACTGAAGTTGTCCGCATGAATTTGCAAGCGGTAGACCAAACCTTAGAAAATTTACATGAGGTGCAAGTTCCCATTGCGGAAAAAGGCAAATGGACAGATGAAGATATTTTCCTTTCTCGCTCAAGTCCCTTCTCTACCAAAGCCCCTGAGTTTGTTCAAGATGTTCTCGGAAAAATTATGGTATGGCAAGGTGATGACTTACCTGTAAGTACCCTACCACCTGATGGCACATTTCCCACGGGGACAGCTAAATGGGAAAAACGTAACGTGGCTGAAGAAATCCCCGTGTGGGATACCGATGTCTGCGTTCAGTGTAATAAATGTGTGCTGGTTTGTCCCCACAGCGCCATTCGGGCCAAGATTTATCAACCAAGTGAGTTATTAAATGCACCACTGACATTCAAATCAGTAGATGCTAAAGATAAAGACTTTGCCCAGCAAAAATATACCATTCAGGTTGCCCCAGAAGACTGTACAGGCTGCGCGATTTGTGTGGATATTTGCCCTGCCAAAAATAAATCTGAGCCATCACGCAAAGCCATTAACATGGCGCAGCAGTTACCATTACGGGAACAGGAGCAGAAAAATTGGGATTTCTTTTTGAGTTTACCCAATCCTGACCGACGAAAATTGAAACTCAACCAAATTCGCCAACAACAACTGCAAGAACCCCTGTTTGAATTTTCCGGTGCTTGTGCTGGTTGTGGTGAGACACCATACTTAAAATTATTAACACAACTATTTGGCGATCGCTCTGTCGTTGCCAACGCCACTGGTTGTTCTTCCATTTATGGCGGTAATCTCCCCACAACTCCCTGGACGAAAAATGCCCAAGGACGCGGCCCGGCATGGTCTAATAGTTTATTTGAAGATAACGCTGAATTTGGTTTTGGCTACCGTCTCTCACTCGATAAGCAAGCTGAATTTGCCGCCGAACTCCTACAACAGTTCAATACAGAATTAGGTGATAATTTTGTCGATGCCATCTTGAATGCAACACAAAAAACAGAAGCTGATATTTGGGAACAACGGGAACGGATAGCATTATTAAAGCAGAAATTAGCCGAAATTCTCATTACTGAACGAGACACGCACCGTCAATCTCAAATTCATAATCTCAAATCCCTAGCCGATTACCTAGTCAAGAAAAGCGTCTGGATTATCGGTGGTGATGGTTGGGCTTATGACATCGACTTTGGTGGAATTGATCATGTCATAGCCAGTGGTCGCAATGTGAATATTTTGGTGATGGATACGGAAGTCTATTCTAACACAGGCGGTCAATCTTCCAAAGCTACACCACGAGCAGCCGTAGCCAAATTTGCTGCCAGTGGTAAGCCTGCATCCAAGAAAGACTTGGGTTTAATGGCGATGAACTACGGCAACGTCTATGTGGCAAGTGTCGCCATTGGGGCAAAAGATGACCAAACCCTCAAAGCATTTTTAGAAGCCGAAGCTTATGATGGCCCCTCCATAATTATTGCTTATAGCCATTGCATTGCCCACGGCATCAACATGACCACAGGCATGAATCATCAAAAATCCTTGATAGAATCAGGCCGCTGGTTATTGTATCGTTATAATCCTCTGTTAGTTCAACAAGGCAAAAATCCCTTACAGTTAGATATGCGATCGCCTACTCAATCTGTAGAGCAATCAATGTATCAAGAAAACCGCTTCAAAATGTTGACTAAGAGTAAGCCAGAACTCGCCAAACAACTACTACAACAAGCACAAGCTGAAGTAGAAGCACGCTGGCAGATGTATCAATATTTAGCGAATAACGCCTAA
- a CDS encoding sensor histidine kinase — translation MYQKLYKIKSLPSQLVTTTVLLTLLLFIPQVYLNWQAYDNFNKINKNEFELQKLSDEIIYLDEVLTMSAFMNASTGDIKWEKRYRQFEPQLDMVIKKSMQLAPQNYENEDAKKIDIANQKLVAMEYKSFDLVKKNQREAAQSVLFSREYAIQKKIYADGVLQRKHNIFLETQHKISEYRQKMFWAIFQSIMGLAMLIPAWLLVLHLLQEYLKDKKIAQAALEETNYMLERQVVARTKKLKQKNIQLQQTLQELQHTQIQLIQTEKMSSLGQLVAGVAHEINNPVNFIYANLTYLREYTQQLLSLIKLYQQEYPNHNEKINLLIKQIDLEFMTDDLSKILSSMNVGAERICEIVLTLRNFSRLDEAEMKPVDIHEGINSTLLILQNQLKGEKAEQDITIIKEYGNLPLVECYAGGLNQVFMNILTNAIDALHQRQIESCKTAVQPADSCIIIHTEVKNKESVIISIKDNALGIVEQAKSKLFDPFFTTKPVGKGTGLGLSISYQIIVDKHHGKINCISEPGKGAEFIIEIPIKQMRYSNS, via the coding sequence ATGTATCAAAAACTTTACAAAATTAAGTCGCTTCCTTCGCAGCTAGTCACCACTACTGTATTACTAACATTACTATTATTTATTCCTCAAGTTTACCTTAATTGGCAAGCATATGATAACTTTAATAAAATTAATAAAAATGAATTTGAATTACAAAAACTTAGTGATGAAATCATCTATCTTGATGAAGTATTAACCATGTCTGCATTCATGAATGCTTCTACAGGCGATATCAAATGGGAAAAACGGTATCGTCAATTTGAACCTCAACTCGACATGGTTATTAAAAAATCTATGCAATTGGCTCCTCAAAATTATGAAAATGAGGATGCGAAAAAAATCGATATTGCTAACCAGAAATTAGTAGCAATGGAATATAAATCCTTTGATTTAGTAAAAAAAAATCAACGAGAAGCAGCACAATCAGTCTTATTCAGTCGTGAATATGCCATTCAGAAAAAGATTTATGCCGATGGGGTCTTACAAAGGAAACACAATATATTTCTTGAGACACAGCATAAAATTTCTGAATATCGCCAAAAAATGTTTTGGGCAATCTTTCAATCCATTATGGGTTTAGCAATGCTGATTCCAGCGTGGCTTTTAGTATTACATTTATTGCAGGAATACTTAAAAGATAAAAAAATTGCTCAAGCCGCTTTAGAAGAAACTAATTATATGTTAGAAAGGCAAGTGGTAGCGAGAACTAAGAAATTAAAACAGAAAAATATTCAACTACAACAGACATTGCAAGAACTACAGCATACTCAAATACAACTGATTCAAACTGAAAAGATGTCTTCACTAGGTCAACTAGTTGCTGGTGTTGCTCATGAAATCAATAATCCTGTTAATTTTATTTATGCCAATTTAACTTACCTGAGAGAATATACTCAACAATTACTCAGTCTAATTAAACTATATCAACAAGAATATCCAAATCATAATGAAAAAATCAATCTTTTGATAAAGCAGATAGATTTAGAGTTTATGACTGATGATCTATCGAAAATTTTATCATCAATGAATGTTGGTGCTGAACGTATCTGTGAAATTGTCCTGACATTGCGTAACTTTTCTCGGCTGGATGAAGCAGAAATGAAACCTGTTGATATTCATGAAGGAATTAATAGTACATTGTTAATTTTGCAGAATCAACTTAAAGGAGAGAAAGCAGAACAGGACATTACTATTATCAAAGAATATGGGAATTTACCTCTGGTTGAATGCTATGCAGGAGGATTAAATCAGGTATTTATGAATATCCTGACCAATGCTATTGATGCTTTACATCAACGACAAATAGAGTCATGTAAAACAGCAGTTCAACCAGCAGATAGTTGTATTATTATTCATACTGAAGTCAAAAATAAAGAGTCTGTAATTATCAGTATCAAAGATAATGCTCTGGGCATAGTAGAGCAAGCTAAAAGTAAGTTATTTGACCCATTCTTTACTACCAAACCTGTGGGTAAAGGTACTGGGTTAGGATTATCTATTAGTTATCAAATTATTGTTGATAAGCATCATGGCAAAATAAATTGTATTTCTGAACCTGGAAAGGGGGCAGAATTTATCATTGAGATTCCGATTAAGCAGATGAGATATAGTAATTCTTAG